A single region of the Pontibacter kalidii genome encodes:
- a CDS encoding Mut7-C RNAse domain-containing protein translates to MSKLPEHAATFRFHGALNDFLNKHRKGKTIRFTFQGTPAIKDAMEAMGVPHPEVDVVLANNKLVAFSYLLRPGDAVEVYPVETGKEWPAGYTFEERNPPPHRFILDVHLGTLAKSMRLLGLDTFYQTDLSDNVIARIAAQQQRVVLTRDVGLLKQKSIAWGYWLRSQHTEEQLEEVIRRFRLQDSFSPFERCLACNVPVQEVAKEEVLDELPPKTRLYFHDFFRCPSCSRVYWKGSHYERMQQFVERIKRLKA, encoded by the coding sequence ATGAGCAAACTACCAGAGCATGCGGCCACGTTTCGATTTCATGGTGCTTTAAACGACTTTCTCAACAAGCACCGCAAGGGCAAAACCATACGTTTTACTTTCCAGGGCACGCCTGCCATAAAAGATGCCATGGAGGCCATGGGCGTGCCGCACCCGGAAGTGGATGTGGTGCTGGCAAATAACAAGCTGGTTGCATTTTCATACTTGCTTCGGCCCGGCGATGCGGTGGAAGTATACCCGGTGGAGACGGGGAAGGAGTGGCCTGCCGGTTATACCTTTGAAGAACGTAACCCGCCGCCGCACCGTTTTATACTCGACGTGCACCTGGGCACGCTGGCCAAAAGCATGCGCCTGCTCGGCCTCGACACTTTCTACCAGACAGACCTTTCGGATAATGTGATTGCGCGTATCGCTGCCCAACAGCAGCGGGTAGTGCTGACGCGCGATGTAGGGTTACTGAAGCAGAAAAGCATCGCATGGGGTTACTGGTTGCGCTCGCAGCACACCGAGGAGCAACTGGAGGAGGTGATCCGGCGTTTTCGCCTGCAGGATAGCTTTAGCCCGTTTGAGCGCTGCCTGGCCTGCAATGTACCGGTGCAGGAGGTGGCAAAGGAAGAGGTGCTGGACGAACTGCCGCCCAAGACACGGCTATACTTCCATGACTTCTTCCGCTGCCCCTCCTGCAGCCGCGTGTATTGGAAAGGCTCCCACTACGAGCGCATGCAGCAGTTTGTCGAAAGGATAAAGCGACTAAAAGCATAG
- a CDS encoding NRAMP family divalent metal transporter: MKHKNWSVLLGAAFLMATSAVGPGFLTQTTVFTQQLAASFGFVILVSIILDIGVQLNVWRVIAVSERRAQDIANLVLPGLGAFISFLIVLGGLAFNIGNVGGAGLGFNVLLGFSPETGAILAAAMAVGVFLVREAGKVMDRFAQVMGFLMILLIVYVAITSAPPVGEAVAKTFLPDEVDVLAIVTLVGGTVGGYITFAGGHRLLDAGVKGKESLRQVNTSAVSGITVASVIRIFLFLAALGVVSKGLVLDSANPPASVFRLAAGELGYRLFGLVMLSAAVTSVIGSAYTSVSFVKSFSGTIRKYENWVIIGFILVSTAVFVTIGQPVRLLILAGALNGLILPLTLAVILIAAYKPAIIGEYRHPPLLTVFGVLVVLVMACLGGYTLLQQLPKLLE; the protein is encoded by the coding sequence ATGAAACACAAGAACTGGAGCGTTTTGCTTGGTGCGGCATTCCTGATGGCGACCTCTGCCGTCGGCCCCGGCTTCCTGACGCAGACGACTGTTTTCACGCAGCAACTGGCGGCCAGCTTCGGCTTCGTTATACTTGTCTCCATCATCCTCGATATCGGTGTGCAGCTGAACGTGTGGCGGGTGATCGCGGTGTCGGAGCGGCGGGCACAGGACATCGCCAACCTGGTGCTGCCGGGGCTGGGCGCCTTTATCTCTTTCCTGATCGTGCTGGGTGGGCTGGCCTTTAACATTGGCAATGTGGGCGGTGCCGGGCTCGGCTTTAATGTGCTGCTGGGCTTTTCGCCGGAAACGGGCGCTATACTTGCCGCGGCCATGGCGGTCGGTGTTTTCCTGGTGCGCGAGGCCGGTAAGGTGATGGACCGGTTCGCGCAGGTGATGGGTTTTTTGATGATCCTGCTGATCGTATACGTCGCCATTACTTCCGCTCCGCCTGTCGGGGAGGCCGTGGCCAAGACCTTTCTGCCCGACGAGGTGGATGTGCTAGCTATCGTGACGCTGGTGGGTGGCACTGTGGGCGGCTATATCACCTTTGCAGGTGGCCACCGTTTGCTAGATGCCGGCGTGAAAGGTAAAGAATCGCTGCGGCAGGTAAATACAAGTGCCGTTTCAGGGATAACCGTGGCCTCCGTTATTCGCATATTTCTGTTTCTGGCGGCGCTGGGCGTGGTGAGCAAGGGGCTGGTGCTGGATTCGGCGAATCCACCTGCCTCCGTTTTTCGGCTGGCAGCGGGCGAGCTGGGCTACAGGCTTTTCGGGCTGGTGATGCTCTCGGCAGCGGTGACCTCGGTTATCGGCTCAGCTTATACTTCCGTGTCCTTCGTCAAGTCCTTCAGCGGCACTATCCGCAAGTATGAGAACTGGGTGATCATCGGGTTTATACTTGTGTCCACCGCCGTTTTCGTTACGATAGGTCAGCCGGTACGCCTGCTTATACTGGCCGGTGCCTTAAATGGACTCATCTTGCCGCTCACGCTGGCCGTTATACTTATTGCGGCTTACAAGCCTGCTATTATTGGGGAGTACCGCCACCCGCCGCTGCTCACGGTTTTTGGGGTGCTGGTGGTGCTGGTAATGGCCTGCCTCGGCGGGTATACCTTGCTGCAGCAGCTGCCCAAGTTGCTGGAGTAG
- a CDS encoding LamB/YcsF family protein, translating into MNQLSVDLNCDMGEGFGAWQMGNDSELLDFVSSANIACGFHAGDPATMKKTVRLALEKGVAIGAHPGLPDLVGFGRREMAVSAEEVYDMVVYQLGALMGVARAEGARLHHVKPHGALYNMAATNTALSEAIADAVARVDAELILYGLAGSELLKAGEKYGLRTASEVFADRTYQQDGTLTPRRQPNAFIIEQEQAVQQVLRMVKEGKVQSQQGAEVSIKAETICIHGDGPHALSFAKRIRECLTAAGILISAT; encoded by the coding sequence ATGAATCAACTCTCCGTAGACCTGAACTGCGACATGGGCGAGGGCTTCGGCGCCTGGCAAATGGGCAACGACAGCGAACTTCTGGACTTCGTGAGTTCTGCCAATATTGCCTGCGGCTTCCATGCCGGTGACCCGGCCACCATGAAAAAAACCGTGCGGCTGGCGCTGGAGAAAGGCGTGGCCATTGGGGCGCATCCGGGGCTGCCCGATTTGGTAGGTTTTGGCAGAAGGGAGATGGCGGTGTCGGCGGAGGAAGTATACGATATGGTGGTGTACCAGTTGGGCGCGCTGATGGGCGTTGCCAGAGCGGAGGGTGCCAGGCTGCACCACGTTAAGCCGCATGGCGCGCTTTATAATATGGCGGCAACCAACACTGCCTTGTCTGAGGCCATAGCGGATGCTGTTGCTAGGGTAGATGCAGAACTTATACTTTACGGCCTGGCCGGAAGCGAGCTGCTAAAGGCAGGGGAGAAGTATGGGCTTAGAACCGCCAGCGAGGTTTTCGCCGACCGCACCTATCAGCAGGACGGCACGCTCACGCCGCGCCGCCAGCCAAATGCCTTTATTATCGAACAGGAGCAGGCGGTGCAGCAAGTGCTGCGGATGGTAAAGGAGGGCAAGGTGCAGTCGCAGCAGGGGGCGGAGGTAAGTATAAAGGCTGAAACCATTTGCATCCACGGGGATGGGCCGCACGCGCTATCGTTTGCCAAACGCATCCGCGAATGCCTCACCGCCGCGGGCATCCTCATCTCTGCCACCTAA
- a CDS encoding 5-oxoprolinase subunit C family protein yields MGLKIRKPGLLTTVQDLGRYGYQRQGVVVGGAMDKVALRIANLLVGNAEGAATLEISMQGPEIEFEQDTIIALGGADLSASINDKPVRLWRPVLVKAGSILRFGKPRYGNYTYLAVGGGVDVPVVMGSCSTYMHAGLGGLQGRALRSGDKLYLGASSETNRQILSALLLQGKKEASFTEALWSPEPELLPAYAQYPVLRARGNLEYNWFSESSRGYIWQEKYKLLPQSDRMGYRLQGAMLVLEEERGMLSTAVSFGTVQVPKQGNPIILMADAQTTGGYPRIIQVITADLPKLAQVQPGGVISFEDISLEEAQRLFYQQELSMLALQQAILYKLNQV; encoded by the coding sequence ATGGGACTAAAAATAAGAAAGCCGGGCTTGCTCACGACCGTGCAGGACCTGGGTCGTTACGGCTACCAGCGGCAAGGTGTAGTGGTGGGTGGCGCCATGGATAAAGTGGCCCTGCGCATTGCTAATTTACTGGTGGGGAATGCTGAAGGAGCGGCAACGCTGGAGATTAGTATGCAGGGGCCGGAAATAGAGTTTGAGCAGGATACTATAATCGCCTTAGGTGGAGCCGATCTGTCAGCAAGTATAAATGACAAGCCCGTGCGCCTGTGGCGGCCGGTGCTGGTGAAGGCCGGAAGTATACTTCGCTTCGGCAAGCCCAGGTATGGCAACTATACTTATCTGGCTGTGGGCGGAGGGGTTGACGTGCCGGTGGTGATGGGCAGTTGCTCAACGTACATGCACGCCGGCCTCGGCGGTCTGCAGGGGCGTGCTCTTCGCAGCGGGGACAAGTTATACCTTGGGGCATCATCAGAAACAAACAGACAGATACTGAGTGCGCTGCTCCTGCAGGGTAAAAAGGAAGCTAGTTTTACAGAGGCGCTGTGGAGCCCGGAGCCGGAGCTGCTGCCAGCCTATGCGCAATACCCGGTGCTGCGGGCAAGGGGCAACCTGGAGTATAACTGGTTCTCGGAAAGCAGCCGCGGTTATATCTGGCAGGAGAAGTATAAACTCCTGCCGCAGTCGGACAGGATGGGCTACCGCCTGCAGGGGGCTATGCTGGTGCTGGAGGAGGAGCGGGGAATGCTCTCCACGGCCGTGAGCTTTGGCACGGTGCAGGTGCCAAAGCAGGGCAATCCCATTATACTTATGGCCGATGCGCAGACTACGGGCGGTTACCCGCGCATAATCCAGGTCATCACTGCAGACCTCCCGAAGCTGGCGCAGGTGCAGCCGGGTGGCGTTATCAGCTTTGAGGATATTAGCCTGGAGGAGGCGCAGCGATTATTCTATCAACAGGAATTAAGCATGCTGGCGTTACAGCAGGCCATTTTATACAAGCTTAACCAAGTATGA
- the pxpB gene encoding 5-oxoprolinase subunit PxpB — translation MPEILQNPPLLLCPLGDNAVALLFGETISPDIHRRILAVAQALEQQPFAGLVEFVPAFTSLTVYYDPWVLSQQGKLDAYSEVVRQLGILVEQVQETHTKPARVVELPVVYGGIYGPDLEEVAEHAGLSTDEVVRIHSSGTYHVYMIGFAPGFPYLGGMDVRLSVPRKADPRNRIPAGSVGIAGAQTGVYSISTPGGWQLIGRTPLQLFNPGRDNPSLLQAGDEVRFVPISPEEFLVMEEEQAWD, via the coding sequence ATGCCTGAGATCCTCCAAAATCCGCCGCTCCTCCTGTGCCCCCTCGGCGACAATGCCGTGGCGCTGCTTTTTGGGGAAACCATCAGCCCTGACATACATCGCCGCATCCTGGCCGTGGCGCAGGCATTGGAGCAGCAGCCTTTTGCCGGATTGGTGGAGTTCGTGCCCGCTTTTACTTCCCTCACCGTGTACTATGACCCCTGGGTGCTGAGCCAGCAGGGCAAGCTGGATGCTTACAGTGAAGTGGTGCGACAATTGGGCATTCTGGTGGAGCAGGTACAGGAGACCCACACCAAGCCTGCCCGCGTGGTGGAGTTGCCCGTGGTGTACGGAGGTATTTACGGGCCTGACCTGGAGGAGGTGGCGGAGCATGCTGGGTTGAGCACAGATGAGGTTGTCCGGATCCATAGCAGCGGCACTTACCATGTCTATATGATAGGGTTTGCACCTGGCTTTCCCTACCTGGGCGGGATGGATGTGCGCCTTTCCGTACCCCGAAAAGCCGACCCACGGAACCGTATACCTGCCGGCAGCGTGGGTATTGCCGGGGCGCAGACAGGTGTCTATTCCATCAGCACCCCCGGCGGCTGGCAACTGATCGGGCGCACGCCGCTGCAACTCTTCAACCCTGGCCGTGATAATCCGAGTTTGCTGCAGGCAGGAGATGAAGTGCGTTTCGTGCCGATTTCCCCGGAAGAATTCCTGGTCATGGAGGAGGAGCAGGCATGGGACTAA
- the yjjX gene encoding inosine/xanthosine triphosphatase: protein MEHKTYTVVIASTNPVKVNAALDGLQRMFPESKFIPEPASVPSGVADQPMTEQETLQGALNRVANAKALQPDADFWIGLEGGVEVIGGDLATFAWVVVQDNEQMGKARSGTFFLPQKVRKLVEQGVELGEANDRIFSHSNSKQKGGAIGILTHNVVDRRELYEQAVVLALVPLRNKELYLNPQP, encoded by the coding sequence ATGGAACACAAAACATATACCGTAGTGATTGCCTCCACGAACCCGGTGAAGGTAAACGCCGCGCTGGATGGGTTGCAGCGTATGTTCCCGGAGTCCAAGTTTATCCCTGAGCCAGCGAGTGTGCCCTCCGGCGTGGCCGACCAGCCCATGACGGAGCAGGAAACGCTGCAGGGGGCGCTGAACCGTGTAGCCAACGCGAAAGCACTGCAGCCGGACGCCGATTTCTGGATTGGGCTGGAAGGCGGCGTAGAGGTAATCGGAGGCGACTTGGCTACCTTCGCCTGGGTGGTGGTGCAGGATAACGAGCAGATGGGCAAAGCGCGATCCGGCACGTTTTTCCTGCCCCAGAAAGTGCGGAAGCTGGTGGAGCAGGGGGTAGAGCTTGGCGAGGCCAACGATCGTATCTTCAGCCACTCCAACTCCAAGCAGAAGGGCGGCGCCATTGGCATACTTACCCATAATGTGGTAGACCGGCGCGAGCTATACGAGCAGGCGGTGGTGCTGGCCCTGGTGCCGCTCCGGAACAAAGAACTCTACCTGAACCCGCAGCCGTAG
- a CDS encoding M1 family metallopeptidase — MKKRNRNLLLAGIALLSAGSLASCSNTIPASEPIPVETGVSKELADYRKQVLSRIAYDISLQIPEQKQQPILGYETITFRLSDNSRPLQLDFKEAPDHLKQVWLNGKQLEAKLENEHILLPAKALKVGENEVKVEFIAGDLSLNRNEEYLYTLLVPDRARTVLPVFDQPNLKATFKLSLTLPKDWNALANGALVDSTVAENSKSYTFAISDTIPTYLFSFAAGKFKHVQRDMRGTTMHFYHRETDQAKLRESMDPIFQLHSDALVFLEEYTQIPYPFQKFDFVAIPDFQYGGMEHVGAIQYKASTLFLDETATKDEKIARSNLIAHETAHMWFGDLVTMQWFDDVWMKEVFANFMADKVTQVALENTNYDMKFLVDHFPAAYSIDRTSGANPIRQPLDNLQDAGSLYGGIIYHKAPIMMRQLERLMGEDELRKGLQEYLKTYAFQNATWPDLIKILDARTPTDLQQWNQVWVNEPGRPVFTHELKARNGKIEQLRVSQKGEDGSDRVWPQFFEIALVYPDRMEELTVDMTNEDVVVETAAGKEVPQFILFNSTGQGYGVFPVDEAMLQRLYTLQDPVQRASAYINLYENMLNGRSLTPQQLLSFYQKGLTQEQEELNIKLLTGQLSDLYWVFLSPAQRQQQAAQLEQHVWQALQQHQAPNVKKLLFKTYQSVATSKEAQDRLYQVWQKQEPPTGVKLNEDDYTSLALALAVRDYPAQSILQQQLTRIQNPDRKKRLEFLMPALSADVQVRDAFFASLKDAENREKESWVASALGYLHHPLRAQTSEKYLPQSLELLAEIQRTGDIFFPFNWLRATLGSYQTTTAAQVVRDFLKANQNYNPKLKAKILQASDDLFRAEKLVQQQ; from the coding sequence ATGAAAAAGAGAAACAGAAACCTACTCCTGGCAGGCATCGCTTTGCTCAGCGCAGGCTCCTTGGCCTCCTGCAGCAACACTATTCCTGCTTCAGAGCCCATACCCGTAGAAACCGGCGTATCCAAGGAACTGGCCGATTACCGCAAGCAGGTGCTCAGCCGCATCGCCTACGACATCAGCCTGCAGATCCCGGAGCAGAAGCAGCAGCCTATTCTTGGTTACGAGACTATTACCTTTCGCCTCTCCGACAACAGCCGCCCGCTGCAGCTCGACTTTAAAGAGGCCCCCGACCACCTGAAACAAGTATGGCTGAACGGCAAGCAACTGGAGGCGAAGCTAGAGAACGAGCACATCCTCCTGCCAGCCAAAGCTCTTAAGGTTGGGGAGAATGAGGTAAAGGTAGAGTTTATCGCCGGGGACTTGTCGTTGAACCGAAACGAGGAATACCTGTATACCTTGCTGGTGCCCGACCGCGCCCGCACCGTGCTGCCCGTGTTCGACCAACCCAACCTGAAAGCCACCTTCAAGCTTAGTTTAACACTTCCCAAAGACTGGAACGCGTTAGCGAATGGAGCACTGGTAGACTCTACGGTGGCAGAGAACAGCAAAAGCTATACTTTCGCTATTTCTGATACCATCCCTACTTACCTGTTTTCGTTTGCGGCGGGTAAGTTCAAGCATGTGCAGCGCGACATGAGGGGCACCACCATGCACTTTTACCACCGCGAAACCGATCAGGCCAAGCTACGCGAAAGCATGGACCCGATCTTCCAGCTCCACAGCGATGCGCTGGTTTTTCTGGAGGAGTATACACAGATCCCTTACCCTTTCCAGAAGTTCGATTTCGTGGCAATTCCGGACTTTCAGTATGGCGGCATGGAGCATGTGGGCGCGATCCAGTACAAAGCTTCCACTCTGTTTCTGGATGAGACGGCAACGAAGGACGAGAAAATCGCCCGCTCCAACCTTATCGCGCACGAAACGGCCCACATGTGGTTCGGCGACCTGGTAACGATGCAATGGTTCGATGATGTGTGGATGAAGGAGGTGTTCGCCAATTTTATGGCTGATAAGGTAACGCAGGTGGCGCTGGAGAACACCAACTATGACATGAAGTTTTTGGTAGACCACTTCCCCGCCGCCTACAGCATCGACCGCACTTCCGGGGCTAACCCTATCCGCCAGCCGCTGGACAACCTGCAGGATGCCGGCTCGCTCTACGGGGGCATCATCTACCACAAAGCCCCCATTATGATGCGCCAGCTGGAGCGCCTGATGGGTGAGGATGAACTGCGCAAAGGACTGCAGGAATACCTGAAAACCTACGCCTTTCAAAACGCCACCTGGCCCGACCTCATCAAAATACTGGATGCCCGCACCCCTACCGACCTGCAACAGTGGAACCAGGTCTGGGTGAACGAGCCGGGACGGCCTGTTTTTACGCATGAACTGAAGGCCCGCAACGGCAAAATCGAGCAGCTGCGCGTGTCACAGAAAGGCGAAGACGGCTCTGACAGGGTATGGCCGCAGTTCTTCGAAATAGCGCTGGTGTACCCCGACCGGATGGAAGAGCTGACGGTGGACATGACGAACGAGGATGTGGTGGTGGAGACAGCCGCAGGCAAAGAGGTGCCGCAGTTCATCCTTTTCAACTCCACGGGGCAGGGCTACGGCGTGTTTCCGGTGGATGAGGCGATGCTGCAGCGGCTGTATACTTTGCAGGACCCAGTACAGCGCGCGTCGGCTTACATCAACCTCTACGAGAACATGCTCAACGGCCGCAGCCTTACCCCACAACAACTCCTCAGTTTCTACCAAAAAGGGCTGACACAGGAGCAGGAGGAGCTGAACATTAAGCTGCTTACCGGGCAGCTAAGCGATCTGTACTGGGTTTTCCTTTCGCCGGCACAACGCCAGCAACAGGCGGCGCAACTGGAGCAGCATGTGTGGCAGGCACTGCAGCAGCACCAGGCGCCAAACGTGAAAAAGCTGCTCTTCAAGACCTACCAAAGTGTAGCCACCTCCAAAGAAGCGCAGGACAGGTTGTACCAGGTATGGCAAAAGCAGGAGCCGCCTACTGGTGTCAAATTGAATGAAGATGATTATACTTCGCTGGCACTTGCCCTGGCCGTGCGCGACTATCCGGCACAAAGTATACTGCAGCAGCAACTGACCCGCATCCAGAACCCTGACCGAAAAAAACGGCTGGAGTTCCTCATGCCAGCGCTGTCTGCTGATGTGCAGGTGCGGGATGCGTTTTTCGCGTCACTTAAAGATGCCGAGAACCGGGAGAAAGAGTCCTGGGTAGCCTCAGCCTTGGGTTACCTGCACCACCCGCTGCGTGCTCAGACTTCTGAGAAGTACCTGCCCCAAAGCCTGGAGCTGCTGGCCGAAATCCAGCGCACGGGCGATATTTTCTTTCCCTTTAACTGGCTCCGCGCCACTTTAGGCTCCTACCAAACCACCACAGCAGCCCAGGTCGTTCGCGATTTTCTGAAGGCAAACCAAAACTATAACCCAAAGCTTAAAGCCAAAATCCTGCAGGCTTCCGACGATCTGTTCCGGGCGGAGAAGCTGGTGCAACAGCAGTAA
- a CDS encoding pyruvate dehydrogenase complex dihydrolipoamide acetyltransferase: MAEVIKMPKMSDTMTEGVIASWLKKEGDKVSAGDILAEVETDKATMELESYEDGTLLYIGPKKGDSVPVDAVIAIIGKEGEDISGLLSEVKGGGAPAAKAEKKEEKPEPKKEETKPAVAKEEAPAKTAVDTSNIKASVIRMPKMSDTMTEGVLVSWQKKQGDKVKSGDVLAEVETDKATMELESYEDGTLLYTGVKEGDSVAIDAIIAIIGEEGADYKALLEAASSNTQEREENAQTDEAIEAGVDATTSEKVQETNVTDTAGEETAAASENGRIKASPLAKRVAKEKGFNLSQIKGTGENGRIVLRDVESFTPSAAPQKAAAPQAAAPQASTAIPGAPAEAYEEVNVSQMRKVIARRLAESKFSAPHFYLTMEIDMDKAIEARASINEVSPVKVSFNDLVIKAAAAALRQHPAVNSSWLGDKIRYNKHINIGVAVAVEEGLLVPVVRNADYKSLSAISAEVKDLGGKAKSKKLQPSDWEGNTFTISNLGMFGIEEFTAIINPPDACIMAVGGIKQTPVVKNGNIQIGNVMKVTLSCDHRVVDGAVGSAFLQTFKNLLENPVRILV; the protein is encoded by the coding sequence ATGGCTGAAGTTATAAAAATGCCCAAGATGAGCGACACGATGACGGAGGGGGTGATTGCATCTTGGTTGAAAAAAGAGGGCGATAAGGTAAGCGCCGGCGATATCCTGGCAGAAGTGGAAACCGACAAGGCCACCATGGAGCTGGAGTCCTACGAAGACGGAACACTGCTGTACATCGGCCCCAAAAAGGGGGATTCTGTACCGGTGGATGCCGTCATCGCGATTATTGGCAAGGAAGGCGAGGACATTTCCGGCCTGCTGAGCGAGGTAAAAGGCGGCGGCGCTCCGGCTGCCAAGGCAGAAAAGAAAGAGGAGAAGCCTGAGCCGAAGAAAGAAGAAACCAAGCCTGCCGTTGCCAAAGAAGAGGCACCAGCCAAAACCGCCGTTGACACGAGCAATATCAAGGCCTCCGTTATCCGCATGCCGAAAATGAGCGACACCATGACCGAAGGGGTGCTGGTGAGCTGGCAGAAGAAGCAAGGCGACAAAGTGAAGTCCGGAGATGTGCTGGCAGAAGTGGAAACCGACAAGGCCACCATGGAACTGGAGTCCTACGAAGACGGAACACTGCTGTATACGGGCGTGAAAGAAGGCGACTCCGTGGCCATTGACGCCATCATCGCCATTATCGGAGAGGAAGGCGCGGACTACAAAGCACTGCTGGAAGCGGCTTCGTCCAACACGCAGGAGCGCGAGGAGAACGCCCAGACAGACGAGGCCATCGAGGCCGGCGTAGACGCGACAACGTCAGAGAAAGTACAGGAAACAAACGTAACCGACACTGCCGGCGAAGAAACCGCTGCTGCCTCTGAGAATGGCCGCATCAAGGCTTCGCCGCTGGCCAAGCGCGTGGCCAAAGAGAAAGGCTTTAACCTGAGCCAGATAAAAGGTACAGGCGAGAATGGCCGCATTGTGCTGCGCGACGTGGAGAGCTTCACGCCGTCTGCCGCACCGCAGAAAGCCGCTGCGCCGCAGGCTGCTGCCCCTCAGGCCAGCACTGCCATACCGGGTGCTCCAGCCGAGGCTTACGAAGAGGTGAACGTATCGCAGATGCGCAAGGTAATTGCCCGCCGTCTGGCCGAGAGCAAGTTCTCCGCTCCGCACTTCTACCTGACCATGGAGATCGATATGGACAAAGCCATCGAGGCACGCGCCAGCATCAACGAAGTATCTCCGGTGAAGGTATCCTTCAACGACCTGGTCATCAAAGCCGCTGCTGCGGCCCTGCGTCAGCATCCGGCGGTTAACTCCTCCTGGCTGGGCGATAAGATCCGCTACAACAAGCACATCAACATTGGTGTGGCCGTAGCGGTAGAAGAAGGCCTGCTGGTACCGGTTGTTCGCAACGCGGACTACAAGTCGCTCTCTGCCATCTCTGCCGAGGTGAAAGATTTGGGCGGTAAAGCAAAGAGCAAGAAGCTGCAGCCGTCCGACTGGGAAGGAAACACGTTTACCATCTCCAACCTGGGCATGTTCGGCATCGAAGAGTTCACCGCCATCATCAACCCGCCGGATGCCTGCATCATGGCTGTGGGAGGCATCAAGCAAACACCGGTTGTGAAGAACGGTAACATCCAGATCGGCAACGTGATGAAGGTTACCCTATCTTGTGACCACCGCGTGGTGGATGGCGCGGTAGGCTCCGCCTTCCTGCAGACGTTCAAGAACCTGCTGGAGAACCCGGTGAGAATACTGGTGTAA
- a CDS encoding histidine phosphatase family protein — MSIKKVYLIRHGQTDYNQQSIVQGSGVDSVLNAEGQRQAALFYEKYKDVKFDKVYTSTLQRSIQSVQQFIDLGIPHEQHTGLNEINWGTREGTRITPEEDAYYHGILQTWCDGNTEICIEGGESPQLVFERQQPFIDLMLSRPEEETILVCMHGRAMRILLCQLLRYPLRCMDEFRHQNLCLYQLDYTGSMFAVKKYCDVAHLQ; from the coding sequence TTGAGTATTAAGAAAGTATACCTCATCCGCCACGGGCAGACAGACTATAACCAGCAAAGTATTGTGCAGGGCAGCGGCGTTGACTCCGTGCTGAATGCGGAGGGGCAGCGGCAGGCAGCCCTGTTTTACGAGAAGTATAAGGACGTGAAGTTCGATAAAGTGTATACTTCCACGCTGCAGCGCAGCATTCAGTCGGTGCAGCAATTCATCGACCTGGGGATTCCCCACGAGCAGCACACCGGTCTGAACGAAATAAACTGGGGCACCCGCGAGGGCACCCGCATCACTCCGGAAGAGGACGCCTACTACCACGGCATCCTGCAGACCTGGTGCGATGGCAATACCGAAATCTGCATAGAGGGAGGCGAGAGCCCGCAGCTGGTTTTTGAGCGGCAGCAGCCTTTTATAGATTTAATGCTCAGCAGGCCGGAGGAGGAAACCATTCTCGTGTGCATGCACGGCCGGGCCATGCGCATTTTGCTGTGCCAACTGCTGCGCTACCCCTTGCGCTGCATGGATGAGTTCAGGCACCAGAACCTCTGCCTTTACCAGCTGGACTACACCGGAAGTATGTTTGCCGTTAAAAAGTACTGCGATGTGGCGCACCTGCAGTAG
- a CDS encoding PaaI family thioesterase, giving the protein MDKNTDTVERVKQWCQNTMIEHLGIEITEVGADYLCGKMPVDQRTHQPMGLLHGGASVVLAESLASMGAALQVDLTKKACVGLEINANHLRSAREGWVYGRATPIHVGRSTQVWETRITNEEGDLVCISRMTVAVIDKK; this is encoded by the coding sequence ATGGATAAAAATACAGATACGGTAGAGCGTGTAAAACAGTGGTGCCAGAACACCATGATCGAACACCTGGGCATCGAAATTACGGAAGTGGGCGCCGACTACCTGTGCGGCAAAATGCCCGTGGACCAGCGTACGCACCAGCCCATGGGCCTGCTGCACGGCGGGGCCTCGGTGGTGCTGGCCGAGTCGCTGGCAAGTATGGGGGCGGCCCTTCAGGTAGATTTAACAAAAAAGGCCTGCGTTGGTTTAGAGATCAATGCCAACCACCTGCGCAGTGCCCGCGAGGGCTGGGTGTACGGCAGGGCCACCCCAATTCATGTAGGCCGGAGCACGCAGGTTTGGGAGACCCGGATCACCAACGAGGAAGGCGATCTGGTGTGCATCAGTCGCATGACCGTGGCCGTAATCGATAAAAAATAA